From Desulfovibrio intestinalis, one genomic window encodes:
- a CDS encoding sel1 repeat family protein yields the protein MRATIAVDPSRGPGYGIIEIEGVGGISSPAFVLQRASDGKCLSSGGWQESETTVTPNDWNATDSNLRLNVGPEVVDELDSLDAYRINLPGFGACAMSVGKIMYSNISGGQGMAGGYKAPEAPATRPDPEPDPMPVTPPKEIPIPEPDPISVQVEPPLQMASTPETSGNGSGKLIGLIAVLVLLLCAGFALWWFVLREPATPALPATPEQTSSPAASATSPAQGANANPSEKSPLATAREQLRGEALPDVSLAMAKPMRKADAKPEESDAAFLLLEDAAQKGNAEAMLLVGQYYDPTATLPRGSIPVDMTQAKRWYDEALQKGQDKAQAQSSLDKLKEYAKAEETKGNAEARALLQTWK from the coding sequence ATGCGCGCCACCATTGCAGTGGATCCATCACGTGGGCCCGGTTACGGAATTATTGAAATTGAAGGCGTGGGCGGTATATCTTCCCCGGCTTTTGTACTGCAACGGGCCTCGGACGGAAAATGCCTTTCTTCTGGCGGCTGGCAGGAAAGTGAAACCACAGTTACTCCAAACGACTGGAACGCCACTGACAGCAACTTGCGTCTGAATGTTGGTCCTGAAGTTGTGGACGAACTGGACAGTCTGGACGCCTACCGCATCAATCTTCCTGGTTTTGGCGCTTGCGCGATGAGCGTAGGCAAGATCATGTATTCCAATATCAGCGGTGGACAAGGCATGGCGGGTGGCTACAAAGCGCCGGAAGCTCCAGCAACACGGCCTGATCCCGAACCTGATCCTATGCCAGTAACGCCCCCGAAAGAAATTCCCATACCGGAGCCGGACCCAATTTCAGTGCAAGTCGAACCGCCATTACAGATGGCAAGTACACCAGAAACTTCAGGCAATGGTTCAGGAAAATTGATCGGCCTGATTGCCGTGCTTGTTCTTCTGCTCTGTGCAGGTTTTGCATTATGGTGGTTTGTACTACGTGAGCCTGCAACCCCGGCTCTGCCAGCTACGCCAGAGCAAACAAGCTCCCCAGCGGCGTCTGCAACATCTCCTGCTCAAGGAGCAAATGCAAATCCGTCTGAAAAATCTCCTCTGGCTACCGCACGCGAACAGTTACGTGGCGAAGCCCTGCCCGATGTAAGTCTGGCTATGGCCAAACCCATGCGCAAGGCTGACGCCAAACCTGAAGAAAGCGACGCTGCCTTCCTTTTGCTTGAAGACGCAGCTCAAAAGGGTAACGCAGAAGCAATGCTGCTTGTGGGGCAATACTACGATCCCACAGCTACCTTGCCCCGCGGCAGTATCCCGGTGGACATGACCCAGGCGAAGCGCTGGTATGACGAAGCCCTTCAAAAGGGACAGGACAAAGCGCAGGCACAAAGTTCTCTGGACAAGCTCAAGGAATATGCCAAGGCGGAAGAAACCAAGGGAAATGCCGAAGCACGCGCCCTGCTGCAAACGTGGAAATAA
- a CDS encoding formylglycine-generating enzyme family protein, protein MKYRLCHRANLPLFSLILLCSLLCLTALPDLANAALARKGELSLADVSNPKPADDDIILPMPCNLSMVFKLVAVPAKGLLWDMPMRPGIDDSANADRAFYDRRYNTALSGAFSLEDLLPAWRKLAPKGQNYFYLIAKYEVSNLQWQAVMDNACPVTQPPAADAAKPVTDISWYAAVDFTQKYTAWLLQNSPQSLPRFSGDSRNVGFVRLPTETEWEYAARGGHMAGSQQLLQEDFFALPPDANKADYAVYRPEGSARVEDTANIGSRKPNPLGIYDTAGNAAEMVLDAFRFSLAGRLHGSAGGFVRKGGSFLSGEAEILPGRREETPFFMADGPAHSRDMGFRPVISGINTPGGDRPQELQAEWSKAGESMTVAGYDTQAARNPLEELDRLLVSAPNEAVKKNLQELRNTIKENNIMLERQKQLEAQSLLRTGVYMTETIRNYSSRRNSLQSQLEGMQRDSKTAKGAELEKLRQIIDTAHRGLVMLDTSLDKSLTFYRSKVEDGAQLTPETLSAAYDSLSKDFSGSDPFNENMRRNLELYRKHVDLFRKNKALPREAMQKEILERRFQ, encoded by the coding sequence GTGAAGTATAGGTTGTGCCATCGCGCAAATTTGCCCCTGTTCAGCCTGATCCTGTTGTGCAGTCTGTTGTGCCTCACGGCACTGCCTGATCTGGCAAATGCGGCACTGGCCCGCAAGGGCGAACTCAGCCTTGCGGATGTCAGCAATCCCAAACCTGCGGATGATGACATCATACTGCCCATGCCCTGTAATCTCAGCATGGTATTCAAGCTCGTAGCTGTGCCCGCCAAAGGTTTGCTGTGGGATATGCCTATGCGGCCCGGCATAGACGACAGTGCCAATGCCGACCGCGCCTTCTATGACCGTCGCTATAACACGGCACTTTCAGGCGCATTTTCGTTGGAAGATCTGCTGCCAGCTTGGCGCAAACTGGCTCCCAAAGGGCAAAATTACTTTTATCTTATTGCCAAATATGAAGTTTCAAATCTGCAATGGCAGGCCGTGATGGATAACGCCTGCCCGGTAACGCAGCCTCCCGCAGCGGATGCCGCCAAGCCCGTTACCGACATAAGCTGGTACGCGGCGGTAGACTTTACGCAAAAATATACTGCCTGGCTTTTGCAGAATTCGCCTCAGTCATTGCCGCGCTTTTCAGGCGACAGCCGCAATGTGGGTTTTGTGCGTCTGCCCACAGAGACTGAATGGGAATACGCCGCGCGCGGCGGCCATATGGCAGGCAGCCAGCAGCTTTTGCAGGAAGACTTCTTCGCCTTGCCCCCAGATGCCAACAAGGCAGACTACGCCGTGTATCGCCCCGAGGGTTCAGCACGCGTTGAAGACACCGCCAATATAGGTTCCCGCAAACCCAATCCCCTTGGGATATACGACACTGCCGGCAATGCTGCCGAAATGGTGCTGGACGCTTTTCGCTTTTCACTGGCTGGCCGCCTGCACGGCTCTGCTGGCGGCTTTGTGCGCAAGGGCGGCTCATTCCTTTCTGGCGAGGCCGAAATATTGCCCGGCCGCCGTGAAGAAACTCCCTTCTTTATGGCGGATGGCCCGGCACACTCCCGTGATATGGGCTTTCGCCCCGTCATTTCAGGCATCAATACACCCGGCGGCGACCGCCCGCAGGAGTTGCAGGCCGAATGGAGCAAGGCTGGCGAGTCAATGACCGTAGCGGGATACGACACGCAGGCCGCGCGCAACCCCCTTGAAGAGCTTGACCGCCTGCTGGTGTCTGCCCCCAATGAGGCAGTGAAGAAAAATCTTCAAGAATTGCGCAATACCATCAAAGAAAACAACATTATGCTTGAACGCCAAAAGCAGCTTGAGGCTCAATCGCTCTTGCGCACTGGCGTGTATATGACTGAAACCATCCGCAACTACTCCAGCAGGCGCAACTCGCTGCAATCGCAGCTTGAAGGCATGCAAAGAGACAGCAAGACAGCCAAGGGCGCCGAACTTGAAAAACTGCGCCAGATAATAGATACTGCCCATAGAGGGCTAGTCATGCTGGATACCAGCCTGGACAAGTCTTTGACCTTTTATCGCAGCAAGGTGGAGGACGGCGCGCAACTGACGCCGGAAACACTGTCGGCAGCCTATGACTCTTTGAGCAAAGACTTCAGCGGCAGTGACCCCTTCAACGAAAACATGCGGCGCAATCTTGAATTGTACCGCAAGCATGTAGACTTGTTCCGTAAAAACAAGGCCTTGCCGCGTGAGGCCATGCAGAAGGAAATTTTGGAACGTCGCTTTCAGTAG
- a CDS encoding vWA domain-containing protein produces MFFSVADAQAAPLLLEGKKTLFQRVVSHPGARLVAAPAADAAVVKEKVTPFTVFYVYARNEGWVQVGTGTASPEGWLEAPKTTEWNQSLTLLFTPRTGRDPVLFFKTETALNDVCSAPDMDAQLDKLGTEAVSLLQGNKTPPADFPVIASEPADAAGAISEKRFYLMPILAMKDPFDGVKFLRVASIDPGSLAGGQDGKGGPPKTGIALVIDTTISMKPYIDQSLNVVRQIYDKIEQDKLEDNVGFAVVAFRNSTTATPGLGYVAEVVSDFATAKNRKSLEEKLGKVQEATVSSHDFNEDSLAGIYKAVESLDWSGYSSRLILLITDAGPLKSTDKYASVSMGPNELNDFARQKGIWITALHIKSPGGAKNHAYAEQNYRALSKLSGNRSNYQVVAAPTAAAGAKQFAEVAKVLASGMVDMVKNTASGKVMTKPKDEKPQKLTAEEEAARLAATLGYAMQLEYLGRAHENQAPSVVSSWIADMDLKRLAKSEQSPSVEVAVLLTKNQLNDLSAQIKAIIDSGERTKKTDSRDFFQGVLSASTRMARDPNMPTQGKNLAELGVLAEFLDGLPYRSDIMLLREEDWYRMSVGEQTAFINRLKSRLARYEEYDRDRANWESFGQSNPGDWVYRVPLSMLP; encoded by the coding sequence GTGTTTTTTTCTGTTGCTGACGCGCAGGCGGCACCACTGCTGCTTGAAGGTAAAAAAACACTTTTCCAGCGTGTGGTGAGCCATCCTGGCGCGCGTCTTGTGGCGGCTCCCGCTGCTGACGCAGCTGTGGTAAAAGAAAAGGTAACGCCCTTCACAGTCTTTTATGTATACGCCCGCAATGAAGGATGGGTTCAGGTTGGTACGGGAACAGCATCACCCGAAGGCTGGCTTGAAGCGCCCAAAACCACAGAGTGGAATCAGTCGCTCACCCTGCTTTTCACACCGCGCACGGGCCGTGACCCTGTTCTTTTTTTCAAAACAGAAACTGCGTTGAATGATGTCTGCTCGGCTCCTGATATGGACGCCCAGCTGGACAAGCTTGGAACAGAAGCCGTCAGTCTGTTGCAGGGCAACAAAACGCCCCCTGCAGATTTTCCTGTAATTGCCAGCGAACCTGCGGATGCCGCCGGGGCCATTTCAGAAAAACGCTTTTACCTCATGCCCATTCTGGCAATGAAAGATCCCTTTGATGGTGTAAAATTTTTGCGTGTGGCCTCCATCGATCCGGGCAGCCTTGCTGGCGGTCAGGACGGAAAGGGCGGCCCCCCGAAAACAGGCATTGCCCTTGTTATTGACACCACTATTTCCATGAAGCCCTATATTGACCAGAGCCTCAACGTTGTGCGGCAGATATACGACAAGATTGAGCAGGACAAACTGGAAGACAACGTAGGCTTCGCCGTAGTGGCGTTTCGTAACAGCACGACGGCTACTCCCGGTTTGGGCTACGTTGCCGAGGTTGTAAGTGACTTTGCCACGGCCAAAAACCGTAAGAGCCTTGAAGAAAAACTGGGCAAGGTGCAGGAAGCCACGGTTTCAAGCCACGACTTCAACGAAGACTCTCTGGCGGGTATTTACAAAGCCGTGGAGTCTTTGGACTGGAGCGGCTACTCATCGCGGCTCATCCTGCTCATCACGGATGCTGGCCCGCTTAAAAGCACAGACAAGTACGCCTCTGTCAGCATGGGGCCCAATGAGCTTAATGACTTTGCACGCCAAAAAGGCATCTGGATAACAGCACTGCATATCAAAAGCCCGGGCGGGGCCAAAAACCACGCCTATGCTGAACAAAACTATCGCGCCTTGAGCAAGCTTTCCGGCAACCGCTCCAACTATCAGGTAGTGGCCGCGCCTACGGCCGCCGCAGGTGCGAAGCAGTTTGCAGAAGTCGCCAAGGTTCTGGCTTCTGGCATGGTTGATATGGTCAAAAACACAGCTTCCGGCAAGGTTATGACCAAACCCAAGGACGAAAAACCCCAAAAGCTCACGGCTGAAGAAGAAGCCGCGCGCCTTGCCGCCACCCTTGGGTACGCCATGCAGCTTGAATATCTTGGCAGAGCACATGAAAATCAGGCTCCAAGCGTGGTTAGCTCATGGATCGCCGATATGGACCTCAAGCGCCTTGCCAAAAGCGAGCAAAGCCCCAGTGTTGAGGTTGCCGTGCTGTTGACCAAGAATCAGCTCAATGACCTCAGCGCCCAGATAAAAGCCATCATTGATAGTGGCGAACGCACCAAGAAAACGGATTCACGCGACTTTTTTCAGGGCGTGCTTTCCGCTTCCACCCGTATGGCACGAGACCCCAATATGCCCACGCAGGGCAAAAATCTCGCAGAACTGGGTGTTCTGGCAGAATTTCTTGATGGCCTGCCCTACAGGAGCGACATCATGCTTCTGCGTGAAGAAGACTGGTACCGCATGAGCGTGGGCGAGCAAACGGCCTTCATCAACAGGCTCAAGTCCCGTCTGGCCCGCTATGAAGAATATGACCGCGACAGAGCCAACTGGGAAAGCTTTGGCCAATCCAACCCTGGCGATTGGGTATACCGTGTGCCCCTGAGCATGCTGCCCTAA
- a CDS encoding putative virulence factor — MVMQQDMDLARKCRQFADTARKAGTWLQDNAEMVGGERVSLLKDMRHAARFFGKCGQAAERKMCAGVFGPSQSGKSYLISALASDANGALLADFCGENHDFLKKINPEGGKESTGLVTRFTTTQPEGISPEFPIRLRLLSETDVARVLANTYYADCDHQDAPSAEALVKALDALEASAPASPVADGLDVDDVEDLRDYVNKNFSSRPRVQMLQNGYWARATALAPRLDMEARARLFGLVWDEVEEFQSVYLQLCGALRSLGNAAEVNCPLEALIPRERSIIDVERLQGLKHPTDDTLPILAPSALKVNLPRAVVTALTAEITIYMREKPDDFFDHTDLLDFPGYRSRYKFTDLRAALASKEEMLKELFLRGKVAYLFERYREEKELTSMLLCIAPGPQEVHDLPHAVYEWICSTHGEKPSSRAGKAPALFFVLTKMDMEFEKKKGSPSVETRWTTRMESSLVKFFGQVHDWTENWDGIQPFNNVFLLRNPNFTCEAIFDYDNGRETGVRQDQLAFVEEVRQSFLQSPLVQRHVGSPETVWQAAMTLNDGGVSLLRDSLRPLCNPELKRQQIRVSLDEKREQIVTRLSPFYRTDDREELRRQKEQLSRTLITLLAKLAEKQLFGEFLRHLQVRDYDLYELCLNARQIPEQGQGSASVQVVGTRVSADDILGDIFGDSAASAPVTQDSAEEQARDMAGVFASLVMEHWIGRLRDLGASSEARGQLGLPALELDQLCHEIILAASRCHLRENLEDNLRRSMSYSNIARERLIWKQVSLAADAINAFVDWLGFDPRFKNQSQRTILFGGKSISLFDPPPDIVGEPRIAEQEAPYDRFWYTDWLRALAFSITANVDFDGQQTLDPEQNNRLRDILQVFKG, encoded by the coding sequence ATGGTTATGCAGCAGGATATGGACCTTGCACGGAAATGCCGCCAGTTTGCGGACACCGCCCGAAAGGCCGGGACGTGGCTTCAAGATAATGCCGAAATGGTCGGTGGCGAACGGGTTTCCTTGCTTAAGGATATGCGCCACGCAGCCCGTTTTTTCGGTAAATGTGGCCAGGCTGCCGAGCGTAAAATGTGCGCTGGCGTCTTTGGCCCCAGCCAATCAGGCAAATCGTACCTGATTTCAGCCCTGGCAAGTGACGCCAATGGTGCTTTGTTGGCTGATTTTTGTGGCGAGAATCATGATTTTCTTAAAAAAATCAATCCAGAAGGCGGCAAGGAGTCCACAGGGCTCGTAACGCGTTTTACCACCACGCAACCAGAAGGAATTTCGCCAGAATTTCCCATACGTCTGCGCCTGTTGTCTGAAACAGACGTAGCCCGCGTTTTGGCCAATACCTACTATGCTGACTGCGACCACCAGGACGCCCCCAGCGCAGAGGCTCTGGTAAAAGCGCTCGACGCATTGGAGGCAAGCGCCCCTGCCAGTCCTGTTGCAGATGGGCTTGATGTTGACGATGTTGAAGACCTGCGCGATTACGTTAACAAGAATTTCAGTTCACGTCCCCGCGTACAGATGCTTCAAAATGGTTACTGGGCGCGTGCGACAGCTCTTGCCCCGCGCCTGGATATGGAAGCCCGCGCTCGCCTCTTTGGCCTTGTATGGGATGAAGTAGAAGAATTTCAGTCAGTCTATCTGCAACTGTGCGGAGCTTTACGAAGTCTTGGCAATGCCGCTGAGGTAAATTGCCCCCTTGAAGCTCTTATTCCGCGTGAGCGGAGCATCATTGATGTGGAACGCCTGCAGGGTCTGAAACACCCCACCGACGATACATTGCCCATTCTTGCGCCCAGCGCCCTCAAGGTTAACCTGCCAAGAGCCGTGGTTACTGCCCTTACAGCAGAAATAACCATTTACATGCGCGAAAAACCTGATGATTTCTTTGATCACACGGACCTGCTGGACTTTCCCGGCTACCGCTCGCGTTACAAGTTCACAGACCTGCGCGCAGCACTGGCCAGCAAAGAAGAAATGCTTAAAGAGCTTTTTCTGCGTGGTAAGGTCGCTTACCTGTTTGAGCGCTACCGTGAGGAAAAAGAGCTCACCAGCATGCTTTTATGCATTGCCCCCGGTCCGCAGGAAGTTCACGACTTGCCCCATGCTGTCTATGAGTGGATATGCTCCACGCACGGCGAAAAACCTTCTAGTCGTGCGGGCAAAGCTCCGGCTCTTTTCTTCGTGCTCACCAAGATGGATATGGAGTTTGAAAAAAAGAAGGGGTCTCCTTCTGTCGAGACGCGATGGACCACCCGTATGGAATCATCGCTGGTCAAATTCTTCGGTCAGGTACACGACTGGACGGAAAACTGGGATGGCATCCAACCCTTTAATAATGTCTTCTTGTTGCGCAACCCCAACTTCACCTGCGAAGCCATTTTTGACTATGACAACGGACGCGAAACCGGTGTCCGTCAGGACCAGTTGGCTTTTGTGGAAGAGGTTCGTCAGTCTTTCTTGCAGTCACCATTAGTGCAACGTCATGTGGGTTCGCCTGAGACAGTCTGGCAGGCTGCTATGACGCTCAACGATGGCGGTGTAAGCCTTTTGCGTGATAGCTTGCGGCCTCTCTGCAATCCAGAACTCAAACGCCAGCAGATTCGCGTCAGTCTTGATGAAAAAAGAGAACAGATTGTAACACGCCTTTCGCCCTTTTACCGTACGGACGACAGAGAAGAGTTGCGCCGTCAGAAAGAACAACTTTCGCGCACGTTGATCACCCTGCTCGCCAAGCTGGCTGAAAAACAGCTGTTCGGTGAATTTTTACGTCATTTGCAGGTGCGCGATTATGACCTTTACGAACTGTGCCTCAATGCCCGGCAAATTCCAGAGCAGGGGCAAGGCAGCGCGAGTGTGCAGGTAGTGGGCACCCGGGTGTCGGCTGATGACATTTTGGGGGACATTTTTGGCGACAGCGCAGCAAGCGCGCCTGTAACCCAAGACAGTGCCGAGGAACAGGCAAGAGATATGGCCGGAGTATTTGCCTCTCTTGTTATGGAGCACTGGATTGGCCGCCTGCGCGACCTTGGTGCATCCAGTGAGGCGCGTGGTCAGTTGGGGCTGCCAGCCCTTGAGCTTGATCAGTTGTGCCACGAAATCATATTGGCCGCTTCGCGCTGTCATTTACGCGAAAATCTGGAAGACAACCTGCGGCGCAGCATGTCTTACAGCAATATCGCCCGCGAACGACTGATCTGGAAGCAGGTCAGCCTGGCTGCCGATGCCATTAATGCCTTTGTGGACTGGTTGGGCTTTGACCCTCGCTTCAAAAATCAGAGCCAACGCACAATTCTTTTTGGCGGCAAAAGCATCAGTTTGTTTGATCCGCCGCCAGATATCGTTGGTGAGCCACGCATTGCCGAACAAGAAGCCCCGTATGACCGTTTTTGGTATACAGACTGGCTGCGTGCTCTGGCTTTCAGCATTACTGCCAACGTAGATTTTGACGGCCAGCAGACGCTGGACCCTGAACAAAATAACCGCCTGCGTGATATTTTGCAGGTTTTCAAGGGATAA
- a CDS encoding FtsX-like permease family protein, which produces MSNQSAAPRRRKTLRQMLRLSWRDYAHEKLLSACAVLGLAAVLTPLLVLYGVKFGVMQTLTDRLRSEPRTLEISPVVSGRFSMKYLDDLAAHPDVAFVLPRTRSIAATMDLVAGQGTDRTTLLVSLEPTATGDPLLQRYGASSPAMPQHPDKEAIGVSLSATAAEKLHVSVGDTITGRVERRYSGQMQSVRVPLQIASVLPLAAQQKDVAFIPLPLLEATEDYRDGRAVPELGTSNGWTGEARPQETRLYPGFRLYAKDLDAVMRLRQGFAQQKLDVYTHAEEIEQINSLARALNLVFALICAATAAGFLASTTSSTLASVKRKERTLGLLNLAGFITGELMLLPLTQSLLTALLGTALASGLYALAAVAINHLFSASLSGMEQVCRLLPQHFLLAFAAVAGLALAAALGPALRAARIEPSEVIREV; this is translated from the coding sequence ATGAGCAACCAGTCTGCCGCTCCGCGCCGTCGCAAAACATTGAGGCAGATGCTTCGCCTCTCCTGGCGGGATTACGCGCATGAAAAGTTGCTTTCTGCCTGCGCTGTTCTTGGATTGGCCGCCGTTCTCACTCCCCTGCTGGTTCTCTATGGCGTCAAGTTTGGGGTGATGCAAACCCTTACGGACAGACTGCGCAGCGAACCGCGCACCCTTGAAATTTCTCCGGTGGTCAGCGGCCGCTTTTCAATGAAATACCTTGATGATCTCGCCGCGCATCCTGACGTTGCTTTTGTACTGCCGCGCACGCGCTCCATTGCTGCCACTATGGACCTTGTGGCAGGCCAGGGTACAGACCGCACAACCCTTCTGGTTTCACTTGAACCGACGGCAACGGGCGATCCGCTTCTCCAGCGCTATGGCGCATCCTCGCCTGCTATGCCTCAGCATCCCGACAAAGAAGCCATTGGCGTTTCGCTTTCGGCCACTGCTGCGGAAAAATTGCATGTATCGGTAGGCGACACCATTACTGGCCGCGTCGAGCGCCGCTATTCCGGGCAAATGCAAAGCGTGCGCGTCCCCTTGCAGATTGCGTCTGTTCTTCCCCTTGCAGCACAGCAAAAGGATGTGGCCTTTATTCCGCTGCCCTTGCTGGAAGCCACAGAAGACTATCGAGATGGCCGTGCCGTGCCAGAACTTGGCACCAGCAATGGCTGGACAGGCGAAGCCCGCCCGCAAGAAACACGCCTGTACCCTGGTTTCAGGCTGTATGCCAAGGATTTGGACGCCGTCATGCGGTTGCGTCAGGGTTTTGCACAGCAAAAGCTTGATGTGTACACCCATGCCGAAGAAATTGAGCAGATTAACAGTCTGGCGCGCGCGCTGAACCTTGTTTTTGCTCTTATCTGCGCGGCCACGGCAGCCGGATTTCTGGCCTCCACAACCAGCAGCACGCTTGCCAGCGTTAAACGTAAAGAACGCACGCTCGGCCTGCTGAATCTGGCTGGCTTCATTACGGGCGAACTGATGTTGCTGCCCCTGACGCAGTCCCTGCTCACCGCCTTGCTTGGCACGGCATTGGCCTCTGGCCTGTACGCACTGGCAGCCGTGGCGATAAATCATCTTTTCAGCGCCAGCCTCAGTGGTATGGAGCAAGTTTGCCGTCTGTTACCGCAGCATTTTCTTTTGGCTTTCGCAGCCGTGGCGGGCCTTGCCCTGGCAGCGGCCCTTGGGCCAGCGCTACGAGCCGCCCGCATAGAACCTTCGGAGGTTATCCGTGAAGTATAG
- a CDS encoding ABC transporter ATP-binding protein encodes MNDLVFSLRNIGKSRPGADGFCLHMATLDVARGSLQALVGPSGCGKSTALDLLAGILRPDMDAQEISSAAEQRFLFNPLPHEGIDILQTWRNGGLNTLARQRQRHLGYVQQTGGLLPFLTARDNITLRCSTLGCLDERHQQIQDIVDGLGIGRLLEQFPATLSVGERQRVAIAAALAHAPEMVLADEPTAALDPMHARNALRIFADLAQKMGITVLMVTHSLEMALEAGFSPIQVTLDQSGPSSISRIDHRVEQKSVAPAHKQQGARA; translated from the coding sequence ATGAATGATCTGGTCTTTTCATTACGCAATATAGGCAAAAGCCGTCCCGGTGCGGATGGCTTTTGCCTGCATATGGCAACCCTTGATGTGGCGCGGGGCAGCCTGCAAGCCTTGGTGGGCCCAAGCGGCTGCGGTAAAAGCACTGCTCTGGATCTGCTGGCTGGCATACTTCGCCCGGATATGGATGCTCAAGAAATATCCTCCGCAGCAGAGCAACGCTTTTTGTTCAATCCGTTGCCCCACGAAGGCATAGACATCCTGCAAACGTGGCGTAATGGTGGGCTCAACACTCTGGCTCGTCAGCGACAACGCCACCTTGGTTATGTACAGCAAACAGGCGGCTTGCTGCCTTTTCTCACGGCGCGCGACAATATCACGCTGCGTTGCAGCACCCTCGGATGCCTCGATGAACGCCACCAGCAAATACAAGACATTGTGGATGGCCTCGGCATTGGACGCCTGCTCGAACAGTTCCCTGCCACCCTTTCCGTTGGCGAGCGCCAGCGCGTCGCCATAGCAGCCGCCTTGGCGCATGCGCCTGAAATGGTACTGGCGGATGAACCCACAGCGGCCCTTGACCCTATGCATGCACGCAATGCCTTGCGGATTTTCGCCGACCTTGCCCAAAAGATGGGCATTACCGTGCTTATGGTGACGCACAGTCTTGAAATGGCTCTTGAGGCCGGATTCAGCCCCATACAGGTCACGCTTGATCAAAGCGGACCAAGCTCGATATCCCGCATCGATCACCGTGTTGAGCAGAAGTCCGTCGCCCCAGCCCACAAACAGCAAGGAGCCCGGGCATGA